A genomic window from Flavobacterium azooxidireducens includes:
- a CDS encoding lysoplasmalogenase family protein, with translation MNKVKILTGVLLIVALTEVIAEYFRFLPLIYIFKPLISIVLMLLYWHSSPKRDILFFLTIITSLITNVLFIPNDLKLIFIGLIVFGFHRLINIFYILKVMKTKDFIPVILASVPFLIIFFYIFFDTDLLSKEVYYIMIIHNSLISLLGGIALSHYIMNDSSRSSWLLICVLSFVTLHFIIFIEKFYIQLQIFRLIAMSLNAFAYYAFYRFILIIERSNSN, from the coding sequence ATGAATAAAGTGAAAATATTGACTGGGGTTTTGCTTATTGTTGCTCTAACCGAAGTAATTGCTGAATACTTTAGATTCTTACCGCTGATTTATATTTTCAAACCATTGATTTCTATCGTTTTGATGCTATTGTATTGGCATAGTTCCCCCAAAAGAGATATACTTTTTTTTCTTACCATAATAACGTCTTTAATCACCAATGTACTTTTTATTCCAAATGATCTTAAATTAATTTTTATAGGTTTAATTGTTTTTGGTTTTCATCGCTTGATTAATATCTTTTATATTCTTAAAGTAATGAAAACTAAGGATTTTATTCCGGTTATTCTTGCTTCGGTTCCTTTTTTAATTATCTTTTTCTACATCTTTTTCGATACCGATTTGTTATCTAAAGAAGTGTATTACATTATGATAATTCACAACAGCTTGATTTCGTTGTTGGGCGGAATTGCCTTGTCACATTATATTATGAATGATAGCTCTAGAAGTTCATGGTTATTGATTTGTGTTTTGTCGTTTGTAACGTTACATTTCATCATTTTTATCGAAAAATTTTATATTCAATTACAAATTTTCAGACTTATTGCTATGAGTTTGAATGCTTTTGCTTATTATGCTTTTTATAGATTTATTTTAATCATTGAAAGATCAAATTCTAATTAG